The uncultured Methanomethylovorans sp. genome contains a region encoding:
- a CDS encoding geranylgeranylglycerol-phosphate geranylgeranyltransferase, which produces MRAYLQLIRYGNCLMAAFSAAIGVFIAYNIISGTAGQIPFPLFEIIYVALVVFLVTGAGNAINDYYDIEIDRINKPERPIPSGRISKSQALSFSILFFALGTLIAFFINTICGAIALFNSLLLIYYAATLKRTVLIGNLSIGYLTGSTFLFGGAVFYTNGGIKAVSILFLLATLATIAREIVKDIEDIEGDKKDGASTLAISIGPDKASYLASAIGLIAVLASPLPYLQSLLTMRYLAVVLVADILFFVAVVAILKEKKPAKSSKLFKMAMFAALIAFLVGA; this is translated from the coding sequence ATGCGTGCATATTTGCAGTTGATCAGATATGGGAACTGCCTCATGGCAGCCTTTTCCGCAGCAATAGGAGTGTTTATAGCATATAATATAATTAGTGGCACTGCCGGACAAATACCTTTTCCACTGTTTGAGATCATATATGTAGCCTTAGTGGTGTTCCTGGTAACAGGCGCAGGTAATGCTATAAACGATTATTATGACATTGAGATAGACCGGATAAATAAACCCGAAAGACCAATCCCCTCCGGCAGGATCAGCAAATCTCAAGCTCTCTCTTTTTCGATCTTATTTTTTGCTCTTGGAACTCTTATCGCATTCTTCATCAACACAATATGCGGGGCCATTGCATTATTCAATTCCCTGCTGCTTATATATTATGCTGCAACACTGAAGCGCACTGTGCTTATAGGTAACCTTAGCATAGGATATCTTACTGGTTCTACTTTCCTATTCGGTGGAGCGGTATTTTACACCAATGGTGGCATTAAAGCAGTATCAATTCTGTTCCTGCTAGCAACCCTTGCCACCATTGCCCGAGAAATTGTCAAGGACATTGAGGATATAGAAGGAGATAAAAAAGATGGTGCCTCTACTCTGGCCATCAGCATTGGACCTGATAAAGCGTCTTATCTGGCCTCTGCAATTGGACTTATTGCTGTGCTTGCAAGCCCACTGCCTTATCTACAATCCCTGTTAACTATGCGCTATCTAGCAGTTGTTTTGGTAGCAGACATACTTTTTTTTGTAGCAGTTGTTGCTATATTGAAAGAAAAGAAACCTGCAAAATCCTCAAAACTATTCAAAATGGCAATGTTTGCTGCCTTAATAGCGTTCCTAGTTGGAGCATGA